A region of Bacillus cabrialesii DNA encodes the following proteins:
- the ymfI gene encoding elongation factor P 5-aminopentanone reductase has product MNKTALITGASGGIGKSISETLAAEGYNLLLHYNTNQNAAAELAEKLRETFDVHAEILQADLSVPEGADKLSSSIVQPIDAIVLNSGRSHFGLITDVDDATVQDMVQLHVASPYMLTRNLLPDMIRNKSGAIVAVSSIWGETGASCEVLYSMAKGAQHSFVKGLAKELAPSGIRVNAVAPGAVDTNMMNQFSQSEKEEIADDIPIGRLARPEEIADATAFLLSEKASYITGQILSVNGGWHC; this is encoded by the coding sequence ATGAACAAAACAGCACTAATCACCGGAGCGAGCGGCGGCATCGGCAAAAGCATAAGCGAAACCCTTGCGGCAGAAGGATACAATCTGCTGTTGCATTACAATACAAATCAAAACGCGGCAGCGGAGCTTGCTGAAAAACTTAGAGAGACGTTTGATGTGCATGCTGAGATTTTACAAGCCGATCTGTCCGTGCCAGAAGGAGCAGATAAGTTGTCAAGCTCAATTGTTCAGCCGATAGATGCGATTGTTTTAAATAGCGGCAGAAGCCATTTTGGGCTGATTACAGATGTGGATGATGCAACGGTTCAAGACATGGTGCAGCTCCATGTGGCGAGTCCGTATATGCTGACGAGAAACCTTCTTCCAGACATGATCCGGAATAAATCTGGAGCAATTGTCGCTGTCAGCTCTATTTGGGGAGAGACTGGAGCATCTTGTGAAGTGCTGTACAGCATGGCAAAGGGAGCTCAGCACTCGTTTGTCAAAGGACTGGCTAAGGAGCTGGCGCCAAGCGGCATCAGGGTAAACGCCGTAGCGCCGGGCGCGGTTGATACAAATATGATGAATCAATTTTCTCAGTCTGAAAAAGAAGAGATCGCTGACGATATTCCGATCGGCCGGCTGGCCCGGCCGGAAGAAATTGCCGATGCAACAGCTTTTCTCCTATCTGAAAAAGCGTCATATATCACCGGCCAAATTCTGTCGGTAAATGGCGGCTGGCACTGCTGA
- a CDS encoding serine hydrolase domain-containing protein: MTSPTRRRTAKRRRRKLNKRGKLLLGLIAALICFTIWNALHRNSEENEPSQETAAVSDTGQKKEVNKKTAEKTEEQIKTVDHNQKISNYLKEIGFSGTAMIVRNGEVITNKGFGYADRKQHIQNNPLTSYYVGSSQKALIATAILQLEEKGKLQTSDPVSTYLPHFPNGQTITLKNLLTHTSGINGHIEGNGEITPDDLIKDIERQGIKRQPGVWDYKDSNYSVLAYIVAEVSGESYEKYITNHIFKPAGMTHAGFYKTYDKESYPALGYKLKGGRAITPYMPDLSQLYGAGDIYMSAIDMYKFDQALIDGKLYSQKSYEKMFTPGSSSTYGMGFYVAPGSYSNHGVMPGFNVLNSFSKSGQTVVVLLSNIQNNAKLGQVNNKIYQLLNQE, encoded by the coding sequence ATGACAAGCCCAACCCGCAGAAGAACTGCGAAACGCAGACGGAGAAAACTAAATAAAAGAGGCAAACTTTTGCTTGGTCTTATCGCAGCGCTGATTTGTTTTACGATTTGGAATGCGCTTCATCGAAATAGTGAAGAGAACGAGCCGTCTCAAGAAACTGCAGCAGTTTCAGATACAGGTCAGAAGAAAGAGGTCAACAAGAAAACTGCTGAAAAAACAGAGGAACAAATCAAAACAGTGGACCATAATCAGAAAATCAGCAATTATTTAAAAGAGATCGGCTTCAGCGGAACAGCGATGATTGTCAGAAATGGAGAAGTCATAACAAATAAAGGTTTTGGTTATGCAGACCGTAAACAGCACATTCAAAATAATCCATTGACATCTTATTATGTCGGTTCATCACAAAAAGCGCTGATTGCAACCGCCATTTTACAGCTTGAGGAAAAGGGGAAACTTCAGACAAGTGATCCGGTAAGCACGTATTTACCTCATTTTCCTAACGGACAAACGATTACTTTGAAGAATCTGCTTACACATACATCGGGAATAAACGGACATATTGAAGGGAACGGCGAAATTACACCGGACGATTTAATAAAAGACATAGAACGTCAGGGAATCAAACGCCAACCGGGCGTATGGGACTACAAGGATTCCAACTATTCTGTCCTCGCTTATATCGTTGCTGAAGTAAGCGGTGAGTCCTATGAAAAATACATAACGAATCATATTTTTAAACCGGCCGGAATGACGCATGCAGGCTTTTACAAAACGTATGATAAAGAATCTTATCCTGCTCTCGGGTATAAGCTGAAGGGCGGCAGAGCGATTACTCCGTATATGCCCGATCTATCTCAGCTGTATGGAGCCGGTGATATATATATGAGTGCTATAGATATGTACAAATTTGACCAAGCGCTGATAGACGGCAAACTGTACTCGCAAAAAAGCTACGAAAAGATGTTTACGCCAGGGAGCAGCTCCACATACGGCATGGGATTTTATGTGGCTCCCGGAAGTTATTCAAATCATGGTGTCATGCCGGGCTTCAACGTCTTGAACAGCTTTAGCAAATCTGGGCAAACCGTTGTTGTTTTGTTGTCAAACATTCAAAATAACGCTAAATTGGGCCAAGTGAACAATAAAATATACCAGCTTCTGAATCAAGAATGA
- the rodZ gene encoding cell shape determination protein RodZ, with the protein MTELGIRLKEAREEKAMSLDDLQAATKIQKRYLTALEEGNYDIIPGKFYVRAFIKQYAEAVGLDADQLFEEHKKDIPNTYHDDVSEKISGMNLQKEMPKPASKALELLPTILVILGVIVVIAIVYAIIQFANHKNSDDNNAASEKSITQSESKYEIPKDSTLKENQNNSSEKEKDTKKETKEKEDKKEESDSDKLEIKAAGTEGSVTTYEVSGADKIELELKASDSSWIRVRDENSSSLKEGTLKKDETYKKDITDQKQVEIRTGYAPNLKIKINGKVLSYELDPKKVMAQTIKIVNKKEEKSS; encoded by the coding sequence GTGACTGAACTAGGAATCCGGCTCAAAGAAGCCAGAGAGGAAAAAGCAATGTCATTGGATGATCTCCAAGCGGCAACAAAGATTCAAAAAAGGTATTTAACCGCCTTGGAGGAAGGAAACTATGACATTATTCCGGGGAAGTTTTATGTTCGGGCATTCATCAAGCAATATGCGGAAGCCGTCGGGCTTGATGCGGATCAGCTGTTTGAGGAGCATAAAAAAGATATCCCGAATACGTATCATGATGATGTGTCTGAAAAGATTTCCGGCATGAATCTTCAAAAGGAAATGCCAAAGCCAGCATCTAAGGCGCTGGAGCTGCTGCCAACGATACTTGTGATTCTCGGCGTGATTGTCGTGATTGCGATTGTGTACGCAATCATTCAATTTGCGAATCATAAAAACAGCGATGATAACAATGCGGCATCTGAAAAATCAATTACGCAAAGTGAAAGCAAGTACGAAATCCCTAAAGATTCAACGCTAAAAGAGAATCAAAATAACAGCTCTGAAAAAGAGAAGGACACGAAAAAAGAAACGAAAGAAAAAGAAGATAAAAAAGAAGAAAGCGACAGTGATAAGCTAGAGATTAAAGCGGCTGGCACTGAAGGATCGGTAACGACTTATGAAGTGTCCGGCGCTGATAAAATCGAACTTGAACTAAAGGCATCAGACAGCTCTTGGATTCGAGTGCGTGATGAAAACAGCAGTTCTTTAAAAGAAGGAACACTGAAAAAAGACGAAACCTATAAAAAAGACATAACTGATCAGAAACAAGTTGAAATCCGCACTGGATATGCACCTAATCTGAAAATAAAAATCAACGGTAAGGTTCTCTCATATGAACTTGATCCGAAAAAAGTGATGGCACAAACCATAAAGATTGTAAATAAAAAGGAAGAAAAGTCATCTTGA
- the ymdB gene encoding 2',3'-cyclic-nucleotide 2'-phosphodiesterase → MRILFIGDVVGSPGRDMVKEYVPKLKTKYKPHFTIINGENAAHGKGLTEKIYHGFIQAGADAITMGNHTWDKREIFDFIDDVPNLVRPANFPEGTPGKGMTYVKANGKELAVMNLQGRTFLPPLDDPFLKADELIAEAAKRTPYIFIDFHAEATSEKLALGWYTDGRASAVVGTHTHVQTADNRILPKGTAYITDVGMTGPYDGILGTDRETVIKRFKTNLPVRFTVAEGRTTLSGVVIDIDDQTKKAVKIERILINDDHMFFE, encoded by the coding sequence ATGAGAATTTTATTTATCGGAGATGTTGTCGGTTCACCGGGCCGTGACATGGTAAAAGAATATGTACCCAAGCTGAAAACAAAATATAAGCCTCACTTTACCATTATTAATGGTGAAAATGCCGCACATGGAAAGGGCCTGACGGAAAAAATTTATCACGGTTTTATCCAAGCCGGCGCAGATGCAATCACGATGGGGAACCACACATGGGATAAAAGAGAAATTTTCGATTTTATAGATGACGTTCCGAACTTGGTTCGCCCCGCAAACTTTCCTGAGGGAACACCGGGAAAAGGGATGACCTATGTGAAAGCAAACGGAAAAGAACTTGCCGTTATGAACTTACAGGGCCGTACGTTTTTACCTCCGCTTGATGATCCGTTTTTAAAAGCGGATGAATTAATTGCCGAGGCTGCGAAAAGAACGCCGTATATTTTTATTGACTTCCATGCTGAAGCGACAAGTGAAAAGCTCGCACTCGGCTGGTATACTGACGGTCGGGCTTCAGCTGTTGTCGGAACTCATACACACGTGCAAACAGCGGATAACCGCATTTTACCGAAGGGTACTGCATATATTACAGATGTAGGCATGACAGGCCCATATGACGGTATCCTGGGGACGGACAGAGAAACAGTTATCAAGCGATTCAAAACAAACCTTCCGGTGCGATTTACTGTCGCTGAAGGAAGAACAACGCTGAGCGGAGTTGTCATTGATATTGATGATCAAACGAAAAAAGCTGTCAAAATTGAACGTATTTTAATCAATGATGATCACATGTTC
- the recA gene encoding recombinase RecA, with protein sequence MSDRQAALDMALKQIEKQFGKGSIMKLGEKTDTRISTVPSGSLALDTALGIGGYPRGRIIEVYGPESSGKTTVALHAIAEVQQQGGQAAFIDAEHALDPVYAQKLGVNIEELLLSQPDTGEQALEIAEALVRSGAVDIVVVDSVAALVPKAEIEGDMGDSHVGLQARLMSQALRKLSGAINKSKTIAIFINQIREKVGVMFGNPETTPGGRALKFYSSVRLEVRRAEQLKQGNDVMGNKTKIKVVKNKVAPPFRTAEVDIMYGEGISKEGEIIDLGTELDIVQKSGSWYSYEEERLGQGRENAKQFLKENKDIMLMIQEQIREHYGLDNHGAVQKQAEDAQEQLEFEE encoded by the coding sequence ATGAGTGATCGTCAGGCAGCCTTAGATATGGCTCTTAAACAAATAGAAAAACAGTTCGGCAAAGGTTCCATTATGAAACTGGGAGAAAAGACAGATACAAGAATTTCTACTGTACCAAGCGGCTCCCTCGCTCTTGATACAGCTCTAGGAATTGGCGGATATCCGCGCGGACGGATTATTGAAGTATACGGTCCTGAAAGCTCAGGTAAAACAACTGTGGCGCTTCATGCGATTGCTGAGGTTCAGCAGCAGGGTGGACAAGCTGCGTTTATCGATGCGGAGCATGCGTTAGATCCGGTATACGCGCAAAAGCTCGGTGTCAACATCGAAGAGCTTTTACTGTCTCAGCCTGACACAGGCGAGCAGGCGCTTGAAATTGCTGAAGCGTTGGTTCGAAGCGGCGCAGTTGACATCGTTGTTGTCGACTCTGTGGCGGCCCTCGTTCCGAAAGCGGAAATTGAAGGCGACATGGGAGATTCGCATGTCGGTTTACAAGCGCGCTTAATGTCTCAAGCGCTTCGTAAGCTCTCAGGGGCCATTAACAAATCGAAGACAATCGCGATTTTCATTAACCAAATTCGTGAAAAAGTCGGCGTTATGTTCGGGAACCCGGAAACAACTCCTGGCGGCCGTGCACTGAAATTCTACTCTTCCGTACGTCTTGAAGTGCGCCGAGCTGAACAGCTGAAACAAGGCAACGACGTAATGGGGAACAAAACGAAAATCAAAGTCGTGAAAAACAAGGTGGCTCCGCCGTTCCGTACAGCCGAGGTGGATATTATGTACGGAGAAGGCATTTCAAAAGAAGGCGAAATCATCGATCTTGGAACTGAACTCGATATCGTGCAAAAAAGCGGTTCATGGTACTCTTATGAAGAAGAGCGTCTTGGCCAAGGCCGTGAAAATGCAAAGCAATTCTTGAAAGAAAATAAAGATATCATGCTGATGATCCAGGAGCAAATTCGTGAACATTACGGCTTGGATAATCACGGAGCAGTGCAGAAGCAAGCTGAAGATGCACAAGAACAACTCGAATTTGAAGAATAA
- a CDS encoding DUF3243 domain-containing protein, translating to MSVLENWDNWKNFLGDRLNYAQDKGMSQDTITDLATEIGGYLANEVDSKNEQEKVLADLWSVASKDEQRAIANMMVKLVENNSTH from the coding sequence ATGTCAGTATTAGAAAACTGGGATAACTGGAAAAACTTCCTTGGCGACCGTCTGAACTATGCGCAAGATAAAGGCATGAGCCAGGATACCATTACAGATCTTGCGACCGAAATCGGCGGTTATTTAGCTAATGAAGTGGACTCTAAGAACGAGCAGGAAAAAGTGCTGGCAGATCTTTGGAGCGTAGCATCAAAAGATGAACAGCGCGCTATTGCCAATATGATGGTTAAGCTTGTTGAAAATAACAGCACTCACTAG
- a CDS encoding competence/damage-inducible protein A: MEFPKKAEIIAVGSELLLGQIANTNAQFISKQLAEIGVNVFYHTAVGDNPERLKQVIRIAEERSDFIIFSGGLGPTKDDLTKETIANVLGRPLVLNDEAFQSIEDYFKRTKRTMSPNNRKQALVIEGSDVLANHFGMAPGMLTEHESRFYMLLPGPPSELRPMFENEAKPLLLKKMGSNEKIVSTVLRFFGIGESQLEADLEDIIDAQTNPTIAPLAADGEVTLRLTAKHADEKETERLLKETEAVILERVGEFFYGYDDTSLVEELSKACKEKGMTISSAESFTGGLFSEWLTDLSGASTLFAGGVVCYTNDVKQNVLGVKKETLDRFGAVSKECASELAKGVQKLTGSDIGISFTGVAGPDTQEGHEPGHVFIGISANGKEEVHEFHFAGSRTGIRKRGAKYGCHLILKLLEQK, encoded by the coding sequence ATGGAATTTCCAAAAAAAGCAGAGATTATTGCAGTCGGTTCAGAGCTGTTGCTCGGCCAGATCGCCAATACAAATGCTCAATTTATCAGCAAACAGCTCGCTGAAATCGGAGTGAACGTATTTTATCATACAGCAGTCGGAGATAATCCGGAGCGGCTGAAACAGGTCATCCGCATTGCTGAAGAACGCTCTGACTTCATTATTTTTTCAGGAGGTCTCGGACCGACAAAAGATGATCTGACGAAAGAAACGATTGCAAATGTGCTGGGACGTCCGCTTGTGTTAAATGATGAGGCGTTCCAATCCATTGAGGATTATTTCAAACGAACAAAACGCACGATGTCACCTAATAACCGAAAACAGGCGCTTGTAATCGAAGGATCTGACGTACTGGCGAATCACTTTGGAATGGCGCCTGGAATGCTCACAGAGCATGAATCTCGCTTTTATATGCTTCTTCCCGGGCCGCCAAGCGAACTGCGTCCAATGTTTGAAAACGAGGCAAAGCCTCTTCTGCTGAAAAAGATGGGCTCAAATGAAAAAATTGTATCAACCGTTCTTCGCTTTTTCGGTATCGGCGAATCTCAGCTTGAAGCCGATTTGGAAGATATTATTGATGCACAAACCAATCCGACAATCGCTCCTTTGGCGGCCGATGGAGAGGTGACGCTGCGTCTGACAGCCAAGCATGCTGACGAAAAGGAAACAGAGCGTTTATTGAAAGAAACAGAGGCTGTTATCTTAGAACGTGTTGGTGAATTTTTCTATGGCTACGATGATACTTCTCTCGTAGAAGAGCTTTCTAAAGCATGTAAGGAAAAAGGCATGACGATCTCCTCGGCGGAAAGCTTTACAGGCGGGCTGTTTTCTGAATGGCTGACAGATCTTAGCGGTGCTTCAACATTATTTGCCGGCGGCGTCGTTTGCTATACAAACGACGTAAAGCAGAATGTGCTTGGCGTCAAGAAGGAAACATTAGATCGTTTCGGCGCGGTCAGCAAGGAGTGCGCATCAGAGCTGGCAAAGGGTGTTCAAAAGCTCACAGGCAGCGATATCGGCATCAGCTTTACCGGTGTAGCAGGACCTGATACCCAAGAAGGGCATGAGCCTGGACACGTGTTTATCGGCATTTCAGCAAATGGAAAAGAAGAGGTTCACGAGTTTCACTTTGCGGGCTCCAGAACGGGAATCAGAAAACGCGGTGCCAAATACGGCTGCCATTTAATCTTGAAGCTTTTAGAGCAAAAATAA
- a CDS encoding DUF3388 domain-containing protein, which yields MAKLEWYFEYEIQVNRPGLLGDISSLLGMLSINIVTINGVDLSRRGMLLRCRHIDQIKRLESILKTMETIKVTKLREPRLRDRLAVRHGRYIQRDADDKKTFRFERDELGLLVDFMAELFKKEGHKLIGIRGMPRVGKTESIVASSVCASKRWLFVSSTLLKQTIRSQLIADEYSTENVFIVDGIVSTRRGSERHLQLVREIMRLPATKVVEHPDIFVQNTEYTLDDFDYIIELRNDPDEVITYEHAEEPQMFDQSGFSSFDF from the coding sequence TTGGCAAAGCTCGAATGGTATTTTGAATATGAAATTCAAGTGAACCGCCCCGGACTGCTCGGGGATATTTCATCTCTTCTTGGGATGCTTTCAATTAACATCGTAACGATAAACGGCGTCGATCTTTCCAGAAGGGGAATGCTTCTCAGGTGCCGCCATATAGATCAAATTAAACGATTAGAATCAATCTTAAAAACGATGGAAACAATTAAAGTAACGAAGCTGAGAGAACCGAGGCTTCGCGACCGTCTTGCCGTACGTCACGGCCGTTATATTCAAAGAGATGCCGATGACAAGAAAACGTTTCGGTTTGAACGGGACGAGCTTGGCTTATTAGTCGATTTTATGGCCGAATTGTTCAAAAAAGAAGGCCATAAATTAATCGGAATCCGGGGGATGCCGCGAGTCGGAAAAACGGAATCGATTGTGGCCTCCAGCGTGTGTGCAAGCAAAAGGTGGCTGTTTGTGTCATCGACCTTGCTGAAGCAGACGATAAGAAGCCAGCTGATTGCCGATGAATACAGCACTGAAAATGTCTTTATCGTTGACGGAATTGTGTCAACACGAAGAGGGTCAGAACGCCATCTTCAGCTGGTCAGAGAAATCATGAGGCTGCCTGCGACAAAAGTGGTGGAGCATCCGGACATATTCGTTCAAAATACAGAGTATACACTAGATGACTTTGATTATATTATTGAACTGAGAAATGACCCTGATGAGGTTATTACATATGAACATGCCGAGGAACCCCAAATGTTTGATCAATCCGGGTTTTCAAGCTTTGATTTTTAA
- the rny gene encoding ribonuclease Y, protein MTPIMMVLISILLILLGLVVGYFVRKTIAEAKIAGARGAAEQILEDAKRDAEALKKEALLEAKDEIHKLRIDAEQEVRERRNELQKQENRLLQKEENLDRKHEGIDKREAMLEKKDHSLNERQQHIEEMESKVDEMIRMQQSELERISSLTRDEAKQIILERVENELSHDIAIMTKETENRAKEEADKKAKNILSLALQRCAADHVAETTVSVVNLPNDEMKGRIIGREGRNIRTLETLTGIDLIIDDTPEAVILSGFDPIRRETARIALDKLVQDGRIHPARIEEMVEKSRREVDDYIREMGEQTTFEVGVHGLHPDLIKILGRLKFRTSYGQNVLKHSMEVAFLAGLMASELGEDAKLAKRAGLLHDIGKAIDHEVEGSHVEIGVELATKYKEHPVVINSIASHHGDEEPTSIIAVLVAAADALSAARPGARSETLENYIRRLEKLEEISESYEGVEKSFAIQAGREVRIMVKPDSINDLEAHRLARDIRKRIEDELDYPGHIKVTVIRETRAVEYAK, encoded by the coding sequence ATGACCCCAATTATGATGGTTCTCATCTCCATTTTGCTGATTCTACTCGGTTTAGTTGTTGGCTACTTTGTTCGTAAAACCATTGCCGAAGCGAAAATTGCGGGCGCACGCGGTGCAGCCGAGCAAATTCTTGAAGATGCAAAGCGTGATGCTGAAGCACTGAAAAAAGAAGCTCTGCTTGAAGCAAAGGATGAAATCCACAAACTTCGAATAGATGCTGAACAGGAAGTTCGTGAAAGACGAAATGAGCTTCAAAAACAAGAAAACCGTTTACTCCAAAAGGAGGAAAACCTTGATCGTAAACATGAGGGAATTGATAAACGGGAAGCGATGTTGGAGAAGAAAGATCATTCTCTGAATGAACGACAACAACATATTGAAGAGATGGAAAGCAAAGTGGATGAGATGATTCGTATGCAGCAGTCAGAGTTGGAACGAATTTCGAGTCTGACTCGTGATGAAGCAAAACAAATCATTCTTGAGCGGGTTGAAAACGAGCTTTCACATGACATCGCCATCATGACAAAAGAAACTGAAAACCGCGCGAAAGAAGAGGCGGATAAGAAAGCGAAAAACATTCTTTCACTCGCCTTACAGCGCTGCGCAGCGGACCACGTTGCCGAAACAACGGTATCAGTTGTCAATCTTCCAAATGATGAGATGAAAGGACGTATCATCGGACGGGAAGGGCGTAACATTCGTACGCTTGAAACGCTGACAGGAATTGACCTGATTATTGATGATACGCCTGAAGCTGTCATTCTTTCCGGATTTGATCCGATCAGACGTGAGACAGCAAGGATTGCTCTTGATAAACTCGTTCAGGATGGCCGTATTCATCCGGCACGGATTGAAGAAATGGTTGAAAAATCTCGCCGCGAGGTCGATGACTATATTCGTGAGATGGGTGAGCAAACGACATTTGAGGTTGGCGTTCACGGCCTCCACCCAGATCTCATCAAGATTCTCGGCCGCTTAAAGTTCCGTACAAGCTACGGTCAAAATGTGCTTAAGCATTCCATGGAAGTCGCATTTTTGGCCGGTCTAATGGCATCGGAACTTGGAGAAGACGCAAAGCTTGCTAAACGTGCGGGCCTTCTTCACGACATCGGGAAAGCAATTGACCATGAAGTAGAAGGAAGCCACGTTGAAATCGGGGTAGAGCTTGCGACCAAATATAAAGAGCACCCAGTCGTGATAAACAGTATTGCATCACACCACGGGGATGAGGAGCCGACCTCCATTATCGCTGTCTTAGTAGCGGCAGCAGATGCGCTTTCCGCTGCAAGACCTGGCGCAAGGAGTGAGACGCTCGAGAATTATATTCGAAGACTTGAAAAGCTCGAAGAAATTTCTGAGTCCTACGAAGGTGTTGAAAAATCATTTGCTATCCAGGCTGGACGCGAAGTGCGTATTATGGTGAAGCCGGATTCAATTAATGATCTTGAAGCTCATCGACTGGCGCGAGATATCCGTAAGCGAATTGAGGACGAGCTCGATTATCCAGGTCATATTAAAGTGACAGTAATTAGAGAAACTCGAGCCGTAGAGTATGCAAAATAA
- the yfmH gene encoding EF-P 5-aminopentanol modification-associated protein YfmH produces MIKPIEYEQLQETLYHEKMPNGLDVYVLPKKGFNKTYAVFTTKYGSIDNRFVPLDKNEMVHVPDGIAHFLEHKLFEKADGDVFQDFSKQGASANAFTSFTRTAYLFSSTSNVERNLETLIDFVQDPYFTEKTVEKEKGIIGQEINMYDDNPDWRLYFGVIENMYKEHPVRIDIAGTVESISHITKDLLYECYETFYHPSNMLLFIVGPVEPEAIISQVRENQEKKPYTDQPEIKREEVKEQEAVFRKEKEIKMNVQGPKCLVGLKSKNPFRLGKELLKHELSMNLLLESLFGKSSAQYESLYEKGYIDETFSFDFTAEYGFGFAAIGGDTPEPDQLAENISSMLLRAGELITAEKIELARKKKIGTFLKALNSPEYIANQFTRYAFLDMSLFDVVSVLEQITLEDVQKVIQEEIAADRLTVCKVVPKS; encoded by the coding sequence TTGATCAAACCAATCGAATATGAACAGCTTCAGGAGACGCTGTACCATGAAAAAATGCCAAACGGCCTTGACGTTTACGTTTTGCCGAAAAAAGGCTTCAACAAGACATATGCGGTCTTTACAACTAAGTACGGCTCAATAGATAACCGGTTTGTCCCTTTAGATAAAAATGAGATGGTTCATGTGCCGGACGGAATCGCCCATTTTCTTGAGCACAAGCTGTTTGAAAAAGCGGACGGGGACGTTTTTCAAGATTTCAGCAAACAGGGTGCTTCTGCCAATGCGTTTACGTCATTTACAAGAACGGCTTACCTTTTCTCAAGCACATCAAATGTTGAACGCAATTTGGAGACGCTCATCGATTTTGTACAGGATCCGTATTTTACTGAAAAAACGGTTGAAAAAGAAAAAGGGATTATCGGACAGGAGATTAACATGTATGACGACAACCCCGATTGGAGACTTTACTTCGGGGTCATTGAAAACATGTACAAAGAACATCCTGTCAGAATTGACATAGCTGGAACAGTGGAAAGCATTTCACATATTACAAAAGACCTTCTTTATGAATGTTATGAAACGTTTTATCACCCGAGCAACATGCTCCTCTTTATTGTCGGCCCTGTAGAACCTGAAGCGATCATTTCTCAGGTAAGAGAAAATCAAGAGAAAAAGCCGTATACTGATCAGCCGGAGATCAAACGTGAAGAAGTGAAAGAGCAAGAAGCGGTTTTCCGAAAAGAAAAAGAGATCAAAATGAACGTGCAGGGACCGAAATGCCTTGTCGGGCTGAAATCAAAGAACCCGTTTAGGCTAGGCAAAGAGCTGTTAAAGCATGAGCTTTCGATGAACTTATTGCTTGAATCTCTTTTCGGCAAAAGCTCTGCCCAGTACGAATCGCTTTATGAAAAAGGGTATATTGACGAAACGTTCAGCTTTGATTTTACTGCTGAATACGGGTTCGGTTTTGCGGCGATCGGCGGCGATACGCCGGAGCCTGATCAATTGGCTGAAAACATTTCAAGCATGCTTTTGCGCGCCGGTGAACTGATTACTGCTGAAAAGATTGAACTTGCCAGAAAGAAAAAGATCGGTACATTCTTAAAAGCGCTGAATTCACCTGAATACATTGCCAATCAATTTACTCGTTACGCTTTCTTGGATATGAGCCTGTTTGACGTCGTATCGGTTCTCGAGCAAATTACTCTCGAGGATGTCCAGAAAGTTATACAAGAGGAAATTGCTGCGGATAGACTGACTGTCTGCAAGGTTGTTCCTAAATCATAA
- the pgsA gene encoding CDP-diacylglycerol--glycerol-3-phosphate 3-phosphatidyltransferase, protein MFNLPNKITLARIALIPIFMIIMLAPFDWGRLEFGGESIPVAHLAGAILFIIASTTDWVDGYYARKLNLVTNFGKFLDPLADKLLVSAALIILVQFDLAPAWMVIVIISREFAVTGLRLVLAGTGEVVAANMLGKIKTWAQIIAVSALLLHNLPFELVSFPFADLALWVAVFFTVVSGWEYFSKNWEALKTSN, encoded by the coding sequence ATGTTTAACTTACCAAATAAAATCACACTAGCTAGAATTGCATTAATCCCAATCTTCATGATCATCATGCTGGCGCCTTTTGACTGGGGCAGGCTCGAATTTGGAGGCGAATCGATTCCGGTCGCGCACTTGGCGGGCGCTATTCTGTTTATTATTGCATCCACAACAGATTGGGTGGACGGGTATTATGCCCGAAAACTGAATCTCGTGACAAACTTCGGGAAATTTCTTGATCCGCTTGCGGACAAACTGCTTGTATCCGCAGCGTTAATTATTCTTGTTCAATTTGATCTTGCTCCAGCCTGGATGGTCATTGTGATTATTAGCCGGGAGTTTGCCGTGACAGGTTTAAGACTTGTGTTAGCCGGAACAGGAGAGGTCGTAGCTGCCAATATGCTTGGTAAAATTAAAACATGGGCACAAATTATTGCGGTTTCTGCATTGCTTCTTCATAATCTTCCGTTTGAGCTTGTGTCATTCCCGTTCGCTGACTTAGCGCTGTGGGTAGCTGTCTTCTTTACGGTCGTATCAGGTTGGGAATATTTCTCTAAAAACTGGGAAGCGCTAAAAACATCTAACTAA